The region AATTGCCACACTAATAAATAACACTTCTCATTTTCAAACAATTGTTTTTTCTGAATAATAAATGCTAAGATTTGTTTCTTGTGGCCTTTTAGCTTGTCACTGGATTGATTGTGGAAGAGGGACCTGCAGTAAGACATCACCATTCACACACACATGCAAATGCGAAGAAGGTTGCTACAATTTGTTCAATCACACCGCTTTCCCATGCTTGAGAGACTGTAAGTTCCCAACCCCACCAGTTGCTATACTTTTTTTGGGTGTTGTGACAGGCGGGATCCTCAAAGTTGACTTCCCTCTGTGTTGAACTTACCACCAAAGACTAAGCAAAAATAAGAGCAATCCTAATCCATAGATTATAAAGTTTATTACAAGATGCAACCTGTTAGTGTTTGTGATGAACCAAGAGCTCAGCCTTGCTATATATGACTTAAAGGTTCACTTGGAATGGACTGCTCAAGCCTTGGGATTACTGCAAAGAACGACACATCAAGTACTCCGAGATCCAGTCTGGCTGATAATGGTACAAACCGAGGTAAGATTTTGGCTTTTAAATCAACTTAATCAGGGTCTGTCTGATTTTGCCGTCAGTtcttttgttcattttcttgAGTTATGTTTCCATGTTATAGATGATAGAACACAAAATCAAGCACTACTTTCAGTTCATAATACATTAAATTTAACCATTTTTGTCTCTTTTCccccccctttttcttttcgGCCCATATGCTTGCAGCTGGCGGCTCAATACAACTAGGTGGAATCAATTGGTTGATTCTTGTTGTCTCTACCATCTTAGCTTCAGTGCAATGGAAATAGAACAACTATGAAGGTGAATTTAGGGTTCCATCTGATAGGTTTGGGATTCTTGTAGACATTTGGTGGCTTGCATTTCTACTCATTGCCCGATCACGATATGCCGTGTAgttatttgtttagtttcattTGTACAAAATCTACAGGTTTGGGTGAATAAATTTGATTAGGCATAGGCATAGATGGAGGGACGTGATACCACAGCTTGTTATTGTGTTATATACAGTGGCTGCCCTTTCACTGGGTccagctttatatatatacagagtTCACACTTGTTTGTCTTGTCTcatcatatttaattcaaaatggTATTGTCTCATTATTTTAGTAACAAGAACAAGGGAAAAAATGGTTACATTTATGTGGTTTATTTTTACTATCTGGTTACAAATctaaatgtaaataattttattttatagaaataaatatatgttccTAAATTGAAATACATTTTATCTTATCTTCTCGTGCAGATTTGTATAAAAACTAAcatatttaaatgaataatcCTAAATTGAACAACTTTTATCAATTGCACACAACTCGAAAGGCCCAATACGCCCCGGCCCATATATTCCCAGCCCATGAATAAACGGGCTCCAATAAAATCCTCCCGGCCCACTGAGAAGTTCCTCGGATACCGTGTACCCGAAAAACTGCAAATTGGGAAGTTATGATGGGTTGGGAATTGGTGGCTCGTTCTTCCACTACCGCCGCCAATCGGTCGCTAATCAAAAAATTGAAGTGAAGGCTATAATTAGCATTCCGTGTGTGAAAAACAGATGGTCATGTCCTTAATAAAATCGATGTCCGGCCCCTCGCCGTCGCCGGCGCCATACGGCGCTGCGCCACGCGAAGAAGACTCGCAGCGCCTTTGGGATTTGAGCCAAAAGGTAAAATAATAAAGGgatgttctctttactgttttcaaatgttttgagtttttaattttttaaaatattaaaaacgtgttctctttattattttcaaaaacgtattttcaaaaataaggaaaaaatttgtaaaggaaaccccaaataatattttgttattttgggtgttttcagtgaaaacttatcaaaaacacaaaacacggaaaacagtCCCCCCCACCCCCAGCAACCCTCCagtctcgttctctctctctctcgcctcacCCAAAACACTGCGACTGTCCCAATCATCTTCTTCGTCGCCGCCTCTTCCCTTCCAGACGCCATCTCTTCCTTGTCGGCCATCGCAGCGCCTGCCACCGCAGCCTACGTCGTTCGCCTATGCCGCCGCTGCAAGTCGTTATCCTTTCCAGATCCGTCGCGCTTCGTCGTTCACCTGCGTCGTTCCTCTTCCAGATCTGCCATCGTCGCCGCTCACCATGCACAGATCCGCCATAATCGCCATCGCCGCTACCGCCATGCCTAGATCCGCCATCACTTGCCGCCATCGCCTCCTGCCTttccatttcttccttctttcttcagcGATTTCTTCCTCCGCCATAGCCCTATCTCTACtcccaattttttattttaatttttatttttaattatatttttaaaattttgaataaatcaacattttgttattttatgatttattattatttttaatatttatgttatgagtaatttaaatctcaaaattaatgtaaaaaataatttataatttcaaaacagactgttagatcataattttaaatataatttataattttaatatattatatatgtttagattattatgttatattttaaatttttttgaattaaatttataatttattaataaatatttataactttcaatcaaatttattaaataaaatattctaaaataaattttctaaaaaatttcgaagtaaatgcattttctagttttctattttaagaaacaatttttcagaataacaaaaagaacacatttttaaaaatttcaaaataaacactcaaaacacaaaactcaaaataaatttaaaattcaaaatttaaaattaaaataaaaaaaaacaccacaTGAGATTCTCCCTCTCCGCCCTGGCTGTGAGAGAAGGGGGGCCATTCTGTGGGTGCTGAAAATATTGGTACAGTATAACATTTTGATCAAGCGTTTTATTGATCTCGGTTTTGGGTTGAATCTTGAGATGAACGTGGAAGTGACAGGTGATTTGAAACCCGCTGCAGAGTGCAGAGTCTTTGGAAAACGAAGCCTTCATTATTTTGCTTATTAATGTCTCTCACACTGACTGATTTTGATGTTCCAACATTTAATTTATAGCCTTTTTATTAGATCTatctataattattattattattattattattattatttaaaatttatatttatataaataaatttgtataaaTTCATTTTGAAAAGTAGAGTTGGATTTGGGAGTGACCTAACCATTTTTTATtgcagaaaatataaaaaaagtggGATAAGATTGGGTCTATCTGATGAACCGGTTAACTAATGGGGGTGCATCAGAGGGTCCATGTCCATGTCCATTGTGTTGTGTATGGAATGATTGCATGCGGCACATCATGCCAAGTTGCCAACCTCATAAAAATTCTAACTTCATTCCCTTCCATTCCATTCCTTTGGATTATTTAACCCATCATTGATTTCATCCTCATCGTACCCATGACGTGTCCCCACTTCAATTTCATGCCATCATGACATGGCTATAAACGACTCGTCAGCTCTTCTGAAGAACAAGTACTATAAACTCTTTGTCTTATTCTATTACACATAAGACGAAGAGAAATGAATGGAAGAAGTTCGAGGTATAGCGTTAGTGGTAGGAAATTGGTTGGGTTTTCACGGAAGGAAGCAGTCGACAGTGGTTGTTAATAATGTTGGCATTGAGCGTTGCGGTTGACCAGGGCGCGGGCGCGGGCGTGGGCGTGGTGGCGCTAATCAAAGATTCCAATAAGAATGAATGGGAATCAAAGGGGATTTGGCTGGTGGATGCTTCTTCTCTCAACTCTCAGATCTCAAATCTCAGATCTCAAAACTAGTTAAGATTCCTTTGTCCTCCACGAAACAAAACGCGCCCTCTGTGGACCAACCTCACTGCCTCATACGTGAACCCTCCAAATCCATGGCCTTCCCCCCATTCAAATAATTATGGCTTAATATATATGCTTTGATGGTTAAAATATATAacgatttattcttgaaatataaaatatcaagatttgataggttaattattaaaaattattaatttaattctttactAGAATTTAAAGTAATCAAAATTGTTATTTATGCAATGTAAGATAGTAcgtcatataaaaaaaaatatcaacgAAATATATAGATTAGTTTTAATgcataaatatgatatttgagcactcaataattaaaaaatttaacatttgatcattggtataaaaaaatactgaatttaataaaaaaataattttcataaaagacTTAGAAATATTCAAAAAAGGACCtagatttcataaaaaaaatctaaaaataaaacatataaaatctaggtcttttatgaaatttagctccttttattatttttatgtctttttatgaaaattttaggtttttttaatgaaatttatgtcttttttggattatttttaggtatttttttatggaatttaagtatttcttaaatatttttaagtctttgtttaatgaatttttaggtcatttttttatgaaaaattaggttttttttatatatatcaaatttggTCTTGTTTTCATGGACgaaatgtcaaaatttttaattgttagataatcaaatgttatatttatgcaTTAAATCTATTTTGATGTGTCTCACTTATGTGACTTTTTTTACGTGGTGTAATTAACTatttaaagtaataatttttaatagttgatttattgaattttgtcttttatcactttatgaattaaatgttatattttttaatattaaaaaatcatcATATGAATTAAACCAATAATTGTGCATTGTCCACTTAGGTATAAGCTCAAGTCGGAATGCTTtaagatttgattgaaaattattttaaaatttttatcaaattatttgttaaatattttaaaatgcactagagGACATAAACGTAATTTTCCCCCCTTATATATAAGaatcaaaatatgtttattttgagggagagaaaaaataagcatatcttgaaaaattaagataaaaagtcgcatgacttctttttcaaaggtcactaaataagtttaacaaatacgttgaaaatgacaaatattcaaaatacttctcatatcttaccttttccatctcatatattagttaacaaatattatcttaataaaataataaaaaaaattccacaCAATGGTCTTCTTAACTGTAAACATGACaatatgttaataaaatttgGCAACAATTTTGCTACTTGTACATACACAGCTACTGACAGCTTCATAGGCATACATTCAAACAACGAAAATACcctttactcaattacaaaattatttttccttcctTTGGTCACCTCCTATTTCCTTTTCCCATTGCTGCTTTGAGCAAATGCCTCTCACCGCCTCCCTCTCATTGCTTCGCCTCTTGCGCACAGACTGCCACTGCATCCTTCTTTTTCGTCGCAAAGAGAGAGGATGTAACGATGATCAACGTGCAAGAAGTGAGACGAAGAGAGGCGATTGTTGGAGACAGCtatagaaaagaaagagaaagaaaaaagagaacacgaccaaaagaaagaaaaataattttataattgagtgagaaatatttttatcatttgaacatatatatatatatgtgaagttATCATAACCGTATATGTATAAGTATAATCGTATATATACAAGTAGCAAAATTGAACTTTGCAATAGGTCACTATTGGGGCCTAGTGGAGAGCTATGGGCCCCAAGGCTAGCAGATGGTGATCTCAGAGTGGGTTTTAATAATTTCAAGAGGCTTCAACTTTTGTAGGCCTGGTGGGGACTAAAATGATGCACTTAGTACCAAAACTTAATCATGAGAATGGACTCATTTTTCTCTGCGCCACTCCCTCCCTTATATCACATTGAATGCAAACCTGTTAACTCCCCGTTTGAGTGGGCCTAATGCTAATTTTCTAGCAACTTTTCTTTCAATCATGTCCCTGCCAATCTCTGTTTCCTTTTTCCATTGTAAATTACAATAGGGAGGAATCATTAGCACAATTTCTTTTGATTCTCAAGATTACAACCCAGAATAAGAATATTATGACTATGAGTGAACAAACTTAGATAGTGTGTACagatgaattatatatatatatatatatatgttgcaaAGCCACCAACTCCTAATCTCTCTTagtaaattatcaaattattacagagcaaatttggattttgtagACGTTGTGAATTAGTCGATCGTGATTTATTTGTCTGTACTAAAAAACTAAACAcgatttcaataaaaaaaaggaagagaaagtaCGCAAAGAAATTTTTAAGTGGTTTGGTTTGAACGGTGTCTAATCCAtgactttttttcttattatttcgacagagtaacaatatattatttttcgTTTCCATATAATGGTTTTCGACTCCTATTTATAAGATGTGGtatttacaatttgaataaaatttaaaatggaaAGATAATATCATGaagataatattttcttatcagCTTCACATAATCAGGAATGAATTTCGCATTTGCAAGGATCTGTTGCAGGGATATGATTTGTCTTAGATTAGAAAGCTTGACTTCTTTTCTAACCGTTTCCGATAAATTCACTATCTCTTTGCGATGCGAGTTGAATAGCCTAATGGTGCGTCTCACAACTTAAGATATTCTGCGATCTACATTTAGTTGAAGCGACATATGACCTAATCCTAATGTTCTCAACTCGGGACTTAATGGGCTTCGAAGGAATGGGCTGATCCACTGGACCATTTCCAGTTCATATAGTATGATCCAGAAAATACCTGTaacaaattttttgtaatttgatgAAATGTTATAATACTTTCTCAATATATAAATCTACTTATACAAATATGAGCGATAATCTTTCTACCTCACATTATAGTCTTATTATTATGGCCGATGATGAGCATTGTTGTTTGTTGTGATGGAGCTTCATAATTTGAATATGATTATAAGCTAAAGTTAATACCCTTTACCCTTTCTGTTATTTCATGCGAGGATGacattattgtttatttatcaTTACACTGCATCATGTGATGTACCATTTACATGTCAAGGTGCCCTGATCAATACATACCCCCTTTTTTAAGGCAAGTAAGATTGAAGTATCTTTCTACCCACTGGTCAAGATGGCTGCTGGTGCATTGGCACATTTTAAatacttgtattttatttaagattatgataTATACCAATTACGAAATTTCCTTTCACACACGTTGAGTCGTAAgtcattcttattttttattttgaatacaCATATATGTAAACTAAGTGTATCATAAGATCACACCTGATAACCTGTGTTATTCAATTTTCCTTTGAGTGATTGGAAGATTAAAGGGATTCGAATATGTCTATTTGAGGTATTTGTGTGTAATGGTGATAGTTAGATAAATAGGCTAACTATATGGTTTTATTATGTGATGGGTAGATAGGGAAAATTATCTCGATTATTTCTCATGTTGTAATTCACGCCTtttaatctataaataaaaagggTGAGGGTAGACTGTTAATATCTTGTATTGTGATCATTCTTATCAAGAGTATACGAGAGTTGTAATGTGAGAGAAAACCTAGAAAGATAGTCTTATAGTGAGAGTTCTTGTGTATCAATGAGGAAAAATGAATTATGCAAGTGTgatttttgtattgttttttaTCAAGTTCTAATAGATTGCTCTCTTTAAAAGCAACAGGATGTAAGAACAATTTTAATCGATTTGAACTAAGATAAATGGTTGGCATTATTCTTGTAGTTTGATTgttctttctttattctttcaattatattattattattattatttttggttgtATGTTATACCAGCATTTGTGATAGTGTAAAGAGTACGATTAAATCTTGTTTAAGGGGGCTGTCACTCCTCCTAATTATAACAACCCGTATGAGTAACGGATCTACTTAAATCACTATTTGAGACCCCAAGAGCATGATTTTAAGAAGTAGAAAACATTCATTCCCCTGAATTTGTCCCCATCTTATTTGACCCGAGCAAGCGAGGAACCATTGGCTGATGGAGGTTAGGAGACGGGGGAACATTGAAAGCGAAGCAACTCTCTGGGCTCTGGGCTCTGGCCGCTGGCGTCTGTGGCgttgccattgccattgccattgccattgccattgatgaagaagaagcaacagAGGAGTTGGAGGAggcaaaaagaaaagcaaaagctgCTGGTGCCGTGTCGTGTGGTGCGGTGTTTCATCTCGGGAGCTTTcgccttttgttttgttttgaagcTTTTGGACTCTACAGACTACACTGAGACGAGAagtaacaaaagaaaagagGCAGATGATGACGTCGTCAGTGCACGCGCATTTTAGCACCGAGTGAATtgtgaatacatatatatatatgtgtgtgtgtgtgcatgccAAAATGCCATTCCAaggtatatattatatataaaatactaatataGGCTTAAGTAATATTACATATGTCAAATTTAAGTCGCGACACATACGCGGGAACCTAACCTACGCATCGTGTGATAGGTCTGGTTGTCGTCGAGATCCCGGCCTGCGGCTGCCGGACGGCGGAAGTGCGACCATGGATGACGCGTGCCGACCTGCATTTCTCAGCTTTGCGGGGCCCCGCCCACGTCACGGTTGGGTACTTTAATGGTTTCCTATTCGTGTGCCACCTCTAATATGTATTCATGGTGTgaataattgttaaaaatttaaatatcactttaattttattacattatataatttttaaaattaagaataagaactagaaaaaaaaaaaaaaaaacccacaaaaACCAGGGCGACGGTGGTCCGTTTCATTCGACAAGTGGACGTAGGTACACTCAGTACCCTTAAGGGCCCAAGAATGAAACTGTGTCCCAAACAAGCGATGCGGCAGGCGCGTgatctcaacctcccttccctaccctttattttcattttccacTACATATAGCCAGCCATCGGCCAATTGCCGCTCCATATACTCTCTCTGTCACTGTCCCTTTGTGCCTTCTCTCCATCTGCCTCCTTCTCTATCCGACATGGACCCCATTCAGCACGCCTTTTTCCGGCCGCCGGAGACTCCCAGAGAGCCGATGGAGTTTCTCTCCCGCTCCTGGAGCGTCTCCGCTCTCGAGGTCTCCAAGGCCCTGGCCCCCCCGCCTCCTCCTCAGCTTCTCCCCAAAGCTTTCCCTGCCGGCAATGCCGCCGCCGCCGACATCATCCTGGAGGACCTCGCCGCCGAGGCCGAGGATGCTGCCACGGTCTCTGGAAACCCgttttcttttgcttcttcgGAGACCTCGCAGCTCGTCATGGAACGCATTATGTCACAGTCCGTAAGTTCTATAAATGCCAAACCCGAACCCATGTGTGGACAAAGTTTGTGTGTTTTGTTGTCATGCTTCTGAAGTGGCTTCCTTTGTTCCTGGCAGTTTTTTCGTCATTTTGGTGTTCCTATCTTGTTCTGATTTTTTGCGTTGCTTTGTTTTCAAGTCACATGGTTGGGCAGCCGTAGAGTTTCTTGAAAACAACAGTTTTACTGCGTTGTGTCTTTATATTTTCTCGAGAAACATACAGAAACAGGGCACTCTTGCTCTTGGTTCTGTATGCTTCATTCTTCATTCTTTTACAGTTCGTTCTCCCGTTTTCAAAGTCATTCATTTATCTTGATGACTAATTGCCCTTTTACGGCTTGTGCTTTACAGCAAGAGGTCTCACCACGCACCTCTGGAAGGCTCTCTCACAGCAGTGGCCCTCTCAATGGTGGCTCTCTCAGTGACAGCCCTCCAATCTCTCCATCAGAGCTCGATGACAAGGTTCCTCTCTCTTTACGTTTCCTCTCTCTTTACGTTACTTTGCTTATTTGTATGCAGCAGTGCCTGGTTTTGCCAAGAAAACCAAAGAAATagaaggaaaataaatttaaatcattgATTAAAGATGAAACAGAAATAGCACATGGAAGAAAGAGAAGTACAGAAAGTGAATGAAAGCTGcgaacaaaatcattttccacgCTCTCCTTAACcccagagacagagagagagaaagagagagagagagagagcatttcAGCCTTTTCTGCACCCAAAAATGTCtttgattattatatatacaacaCAAACAGATATATTGTGCTCTGTGTGCATGCTTCCTTGGTACCGTACATAAAGCTGCATCACCTGGTTGGTGTATATTTACATGTATCTATGCATATACTGGACTGTACCCTTTTGttttaaatctaaaaagatgaaaacattgaaaatctAACTGTACTCGAATACTCACATGTTCTGCAAATATTTGTGTGCAATACTTGTTGAGTGCCCATTTTTCTTATGAATAACTGAACAAATGGATTTATCTGTAGTGATACCTTCTCCCGATATCTTAATCGTGTTAACTGGATGTTTCATTAGACCTTTGCTGTTTGCAATTCTATCTAGTGGTGTCAAATTGGTAGCACATTAATGAATTATGGGCACCCTGAAAACAGGACAGATGGGGGCATTCATAGCACAGCATCACATCCACTGGCTTGAAATTCCATGCTTAACGTTTTAATGTGAATTGTTGCTGTCATTGAGGTTATGTAACTATAGCAACATATTAAGTTTTTAACACCAGTGTGGTCGGCAAGAATGAATTTTAGCTTGCTACTTATACTATACCTGATAAATTTGATTGTTTGCAGTTTTCTAGGCTGAACACGCAAGTGAACTCCCAGTACGGTTGGGCTGCTGGCGGCAACACTGTGACTGGTGGAGGCGGCAAGACGGTGGGGAGGTGGTTGAAGGAccggagagagaagaagaaggaagaggcaAGAGCTCAGAATGCGCAGCTGCACGCAGCCGTTTCCGTTGCTGGGGTGGCTGCTGCTGTGGCCGCAATTGCAGCTGCGACAGCTGCCTCTTCAGGGTCAGGGAAGGATGAGCAAATGGCGAAGACAGACATGGCAGTTGCTTCTGCTGCCACGTTGGTGGCAGCACAGTGTGTTGAAACAGCTGAGGCTATGGGCGCTGAGCGTGAACACCTTACTTCTGTTGTTAGTTCAGCTGTTAATGTCCGGTCGGCCGGAGATATCATGACTCTGACTGCAGCTGCAGCCACTGGTATGTGGagcaattttattttgtttagcaATTATGGCTATATTGATGCAAATAAGACGTCATTATTCGTTATTGAGCCATGTTTTGTTAATTGTTAGTAAGATAAAGATTTAGGATCTTCCGGAGTTATGTCTGTACGTGTCCCCAACCCAACATCTTCTTGTTAGTGTTAAGTGCTTGTGTTGATCGTACTGCCCTTAGGCTTATGAATGCTTTTTGTTGTGGAATTGTTGTCTGTGTTGTGGGGACATAGCACTGCGTGGAGTGGCTACCTTAAAGGCCAGGGCGTTAAAGGAAGTGTGGAACATAGCGGCCGTAATTCCTGTGGAGAGAGGTATggctggtggtggtggtggtagcGGAAATGGTAGTAATAGCAGTTCGAGTGGAAGTGGTGAGCTTGTGCCCGAAGAGAATTTCCTTGGCATCTGTAGCCGTGAATTACTGGCTCGTGGCTGTGAGCTCCTTAAGCGAACTCGCAAAGGTATCTCTTCTACACGACTCCTTGTTTTCCAAAGTAACTCTCTAATTTGCAAGAACAATGCTTATTTCATTGTTTTTCTAGGTGATTTGCATTGGAAAATAGTATCTGTCTATATCAACAGAACGAATCAGGTTGGTGGCTTGCCTTCTCCTTCACCTTTAATTTTTGAGTGTTTAACAGTTAAGAATGCCAAAAGCGCCGCCTTTTTACTGTGTGGTTTTACTTCTTGGATTTTTCATGTATACTTGCCTGAAGGCTAGGCTTTTGTCGAGGGCTGCATTGATTTCGAAAACGACGAAGTGGTcctaaaaaacacaaaattataaTGAAGATGAATGTAGCCTAGTCTTTGACAAGACTTTAGTATCTAAAACCTAATATTGGATTGCAGGTGGTACTCAAGATGAAAAGCAGGCACGTTGCTGGGACcatcacaaaaaagaaaaagagtaagTCCATCGCTTTTGTCTCTCAGTGTGAAAATCCCAAATGGAGAATCGAGAGATGTCTCTTCTTCCATATAGGGATTTGGGAAAGGTTCCATTCAATTCATTAAAGCTAAAAAGGGGGGTGGTGGGGGGGTCTAAAGGGAGCCACCTCTAATCTCCTCTCTTTTTGAATTCACAGATGTGGTGCTGGAGGTCTGTAAAAACATGCCGGCTTGGCCTGGCCGTCACCTCCTCGAGGGCGGCGAGCACTGCCGTTACTTCGGCCTGAGGACTCTACTTCGAGGGGTCGTCGAGTTTGAGTGTCGAAACCAGAGGGACTACGACATCTGGACTCAGGGTGTCTCCAGGCTCCTCTCCATTGCAGGGGAGAGGACCAGCAGACATAGAATTTGAAGTATGAGTAGAGGAAACTAGTTGTAGAATTTGCTAGAATGGGGAATTTGGTATaggatttcaaatttcaagCCAATGCTACAGGGCTGCTTTTGGACTACAAAACCGATATGGTTTTGGTGTTTGTGGGATTTGCTTCTTTCTTGGGCTTTGCTTTTGTATAAAGGAGAAGCTTCTTATTAAATAGCAGCATAATGCAATCGCTTTTGTTATTGTCTTTGAACTGTTAA is a window of Diospyros lotus cultivar Yz01 chromosome 10, ASM1463336v1, whole genome shotgun sequence DNA encoding:
- the LOC127810920 gene encoding VAN3-binding protein-like; protein product: MDPIQHAFFRPPETPREPMEFLSRSWSVSALEVSKALAPPPPPQLLPKAFPAGNAAAADIILEDLAAEAEDAATVSGNPFSFASSETSQLVMERIMSQSQEVSPRTSGRLSHSSGPLNGGSLSDSPPISPSELDDKFSRLNTQVNSQYGWAAGGNTVTGGGGKTVGRWLKDRREKKKEEARAQNAQLHAAVSVAGVAAAVAAIAAATAASSGSGKDEQMAKTDMAVASAATLVAAQCVETAEAMGAEREHLTSVVSSAVNVRSAGDIMTLTAAAATALRGVATLKARALKEVWNIAAVIPVERGMAGGGGGSGNGSNSSSSGSGELVPEENFLGICSRELLARGCELLKRTRKGDLHWKIVSVYINRTNQVVLKMKSRHVAGTITKKKKNVVLEVCKNMPAWPGRHLLEGGEHCRYFGLRTLLRGVVEFECRNQRDYDIWTQGVSRLLSIAGERTSRHRI